The proteins below come from a single Candidatus Acidulodesulfobacterium acidiphilum genomic window:
- the flgB gene encoding flagellar basal body rod protein FlgB, producing the protein MFSSIYGILGDSLNVLDDRQNIIASNIANANTPGYKAKELNFEQVMRGLVPSADSLPMKTTSQKDLSGGGLAAGSSSEEQSDYIKSFVHNQNSETVPALDGNTVNLGKEMSDMTSNAIRFQAVAKLLSKKFATLTYAIDNTMP; encoded by the coding sequence ATGTTCAGCAGTATTTACGGAATACTCGGCGACAGTTTAAACGTGCTTGACGACAGGCAGAACATTATTGCTTCCAACATAGCAAACGCCAATACGCCTGGATATAAAGCGAAAGAGCTTAACTTCGAGCAGGTTATGCGCGGACTCGTTCCGTCGGCGGATTCTCTGCCTATGAAAACAACGTCGCAAAAAGATTTATCGGGCGGCGGCCTTGCGGCTGGTTCGTCCTCGGAAGAACAGTCGGATTACATAAAATCTTTCGTGCATAATCAAAACAGCGAAACGGTGCCGGCTTTAGACGGCAATACCGTAAATCTCGGCAAGGAGATGAGCGATATGACTTCAAACGCGATAAGATTTCAGGCTGTTGCAAAATTACTGTCTAAAAAATTTGCTACGCTTACCTATGCCATAGACAAC
- a CDS encoding flagellar hook-basal body complex protein — MGVNALFTAVSGLDSNQTYLGVIGNNIANSNTIGFKSSNPIFENLVSQTLSGTSNSQEGLGTDVYSIQQQFTQGAMENTSNPLNMAIDGNGFFIVQAPNGSTYYTRNGTFSENAKGQIVDSTGQNVVMGYALNSAGIATAGTPSPITLNTGAIAPLATTTANLTANLDSNISPQVSTNTTASSGANNIGFMGGYITGNYSAGAGASTSTAISVSDLKYTGTTTGDAPTSLLIGNGDGTSNLYNVAKYFDSTKNSWVPPSSVATNDVITKVELNSPLTGNVLQNTAISQQTLGVKSTSGIESGSDIQIGATSSTSGAYQFLNTVASVSSANSTVNLSNAMPVGDTANSFTPGGSVLVGSAKDYYSTTINVYDSLGNALPLTVTFAPDGSTSGAWNVYYSINGTAAQRPSLSTTADSSPDIKFNSNGQITGTPSLTLTDVPAYASGSGLPDGASQPLNIALNLANVTQYAAPSATTAFTQNGYATGTLTSFTVDKDGKISGQYSNGQTQYIAQLALANFIAPTGLTSEGNSLYAQTFASGQPAVGVANSGNFGYITDSALEQSNVDISSEFTNMIVAQNAYVANSKVLTTENAVLTALETAVP, encoded by the coding sequence ATGGGCGTAAATGCGCTTTTTACGGCAGTGTCGGGATTAGATTCAAACCAGACTTATCTCGGCGTCATAGGCAACAATATAGCAAATTCTAATACTATAGGATTTAAAAGCTCGAATCCGATATTCGAAAACTTAGTCAGCCAGACTTTGAGCGGAACGTCGAACTCGCAGGAAGGTCTGGGAACCGACGTTTATTCTATTCAACAGCAGTTTACGCAGGGCGCTATGGAAAATACCTCCAATCCTTTAAATATGGCGATTGACGGCAACGGATTTTTTATAGTCCAGGCGCCTAACGGTTCGACTTATTACACGAGGAACGGCACCTTCAGCGAAAACGCGAAGGGTCAGATAGTAGATTCGACCGGACAAAACGTAGTTATGGGTTATGCGTTAAATTCCGCGGGAATTGCTACCGCCGGTACGCCCAGTCCTATTACCTTAAATACCGGCGCAATAGCGCCGCTGGCTACGACTACGGCTAACCTGACGGCAAATTTAGATTCGAATATTTCGCCGCAGGTAAGTACTAATACTACGGCATCCTCAGGCGCTAATAATATAGGTTTTATGGGCGGTTATATTACAGGAAACTATTCGGCGGGAGCTGGCGCTTCTACTTCAACAGCTATTAGCGTGAGCGATTTGAAATATACCGGAACGACGACAGGGGATGCTCCTACAAGTTTATTAATAGGCAACGGGGATGGAACTAGCAATTTATATAATGTGGCGAAGTATTTTGATAGTACTAAGAATAGTTGGGTTCCACCCTCCTCTGTTGCGACAAACGATGTTATTACTAAAGTAGAACTAAACTCTCCTTTGACCGGCAATGTTCTTCAAAACACTGCAATTTCTCAGCAAACTCTGGGGGTTAAATCTACAAGCGGAATTGAATCGGGTTCGGATATTCAAATTGGAGCAACTTCATCCACTTCCGGCGCTTATCAGTTCTTAAACACCGTAGCGAGCGTCAGTTCGGCAAACAGTACGGTAAATCTTTCTAATGCGATGCCTGTCGGAGATACCGCTAATTCATTTACACCAGGCGGTTCAGTTCTTGTCGGTTCTGCGAAGGATTACTATTCTACAACCATTAATGTTTATGACTCTCTTGGTAACGCTTTGCCTTTGACCGTTACTTTTGCGCCTGACGGTTCAACTTCAGGAGCATGGAATGTTTATTATTCAATTAACGGTACAGCCGCACAAAGACCTTCGCTCAGCACAACAGCAGACTCAAGCCCAGATATAAAATTTAATTCAAACGGTCAAATTACTGGTACGCCTTCGCTTACTTTAACAGACGTTCCAGCTTATGCAAGTGGATCTGGTCTCCCCGACGGCGCGTCTCAGCCTTTAAATATAGCTTTAAACCTAGCAAACGTAACCCAGTACGCCGCTCCGTCCGCTACTACGGCTTTTACCCAGAACGGCTATGCGACTGGAACGCTTACCAGCTTTACGGTTGACAAAGACGGTAAAATTTCGGGACAGTATTCTAACGGGCAGACTCAATATATTGCCCAGTTAGCCCTTGCAAACTTTATCGCTCCGACGGGACTTACTTCGGAGGGCAACAGTCTTTACGCGCAGACTTTTGCGTCCGGCCAGCCCGCTGTGGGAGTCGCAAATTCGGGAAATTTCGGCTATATTACGGATTCGGCGCTTGAACAGTCCAACGTCGATATCTCATCTGAGTTTACCAATATGATAGTGGCGCAGAACGCCTATGTTGCCAACTCTAAAGTGTTGACTACGGAAAATGCCGTATTGACGGCACTCGAAACTGCCGTTCCGTAA
- a CDS encoding type II toxin-antitoxin system RelE/ParE family toxin has protein sequence MNWTIKFSSVAEKHFIKFDSDIKKRIKTKLSELGSIENPLYHPCVKPLTGELKGFYRCRIGNYRIIFSLLNEEKILAVVNISSRGNIYK, from the coding sequence TTGAACTGGACGATTAAGTTTTCTTCGGTTGCCGAAAAGCATTTTATTAAATTTGATTCCGACATAAAGAAAAGAATAAAAACTAAATTATCGGAACTGGGGTCTATTGAAAATCCGCTTTACCATCCTTGCGTAAAACCTCTTACCGGAGAACTTAAAGGATTTTACAGGTGTAGAATAGGAAATTACAGGATTATATTTTCACTGTTGAACGAAGAAAAAATTCTTGCGGTAGTGAACATAAGTTCAAGAGGAAATATTTATAAATAA
- a CDS encoding sigma-54-dependent Fis family transcriptional regulator has protein sequence MKKKEPDRILIVDDDPHMRSALSLSLKKTGKEGDIFASAEDALNSLSKNLILGETALESEIYPSPYFLILSDLNMPGMDGISFLKEIKKYPVFQSVPFVIITAYGTIESAVSAMKTGASDYMLKPFDISDFERIVKNAEKISYSDIFKRTSKDNADAVNFKDINSSNFIYRSAAMKRIDEYIKAVAAADATVLITGESGTGKEVAAKRIHELSGRKGRFVAVNCSAIVPTLLESELFGHEKGAFTGAVSLKKGKFEQADGGTIFLDEIAEMDKNLQAKILRALQEKTIDRVGGDEPVSVNARVVAATNKDIEKAVSEGNFRDDLFYRLNVIRLHMPPLRDRKEDIIALAEYFTSVYSKKYFRDVSGISEDARKYLLSLDFQGNIRELENIIERAVILAQKDKFLDVRHFGNFEPAFYDGFNSNGRNAGGKSDEDKNIADNTDISGTGDAITNVTDNNESDSFNGSVSSHEVVENRTAGDILSGYAGRSLNIKEMEEKLILTALKETGGNKTKAAEKLGITSRTLRNKMKELGIN, from the coding sequence ATGAAAAAAAAAGAGCCTGACAGGATTTTAATAGTGGATGACGACCCGCATATGAGGTCTGCGTTAAGCCTAAGTCTTAAAAAGACGGGAAAAGAAGGCGATATTTTTGCTTCCGCTGAAGATGCTCTAAATTCTTTAAGCAAAAATTTAATCTTAGGCGAAACGGCTTTAGAAAGCGAAATTTACCCAAGCCCTTACTTTTTAATTCTGTCCGATTTAAACATGCCCGGTATGGACGGTATCTCTTTTTTAAAGGAAATTAAAAAATATCCTGTTTTTCAATCCGTTCCTTTTGTGATAATTACTGCGTACGGAACTATTGAAAGCGCCGTTTCCGCAATGAAAACGGGTGCTTCCGACTATATGCTTAAACCGTTCGATATTTCAGATTTTGAAAGAATAGTCAAAAATGCGGAAAAAATTTCCTACTCCGACATTTTTAAAAGGACGTCAAAGGATAATGCGGATGCCGTTAACTTTAAAGATATAAATTCGTCTAATTTTATATACAGGTCTGCGGCTATGAAACGGATAGACGAATATATAAAAGCAGTAGCCGCCGCCGATGCTACGGTGCTTATAACCGGAGAGTCCGGTACGGGAAAAGAAGTCGCGGCAAAAAGAATACACGAACTAAGCGGAAGAAAAGGAAGATTCGTCGCCGTCAACTGTTCCGCGATAGTGCCGACGCTTCTAGAAAGCGAACTGTTCGGCCACGAAAAAGGGGCATTTACCGGTGCCGTTTCTTTAAAGAAAGGAAAGTTCGAGCAGGCGGACGGCGGTACTATTTTTCTCGACGAAATCGCCGAAATGGATAAAAACCTTCAGGCAAAAATACTTAGGGCGCTTCAGGAAAAAACTATAGACAGGGTAGGAGGGGACGAACCGGTTTCCGTAAACGCAAGGGTAGTAGCCGCTACAAATAAAGACATAGAAAAAGCCGTGTCGGAGGGTAATTTCAGGGACGACCTTTTTTACAGGCTAAACGTAATCCGCCTGCATATGCCGCCGCTTAGAGACAGAAAAGAAGATATAATCGCGCTTGCTGAATATTTTACCTCTGTTTATTCAAAAAAATATTTCAGGGACGTTTCCGGCATTTCGGAAGATGCGCGGAAATATCTGCTTTCATTGGATTTTCAGGGAAATATAAGAGAACTGGAAAATATAATAGAAAGGGCGGTTATACTTGCACAAAAAGACAAATTTTTAGACGTCCGGCATTTCGGCAATTTTGAACCGGCGTTTTATGACGGTTTTAATTCAAACGGCAGAAACGCAGGCGGCAAGAGCGATGAAGATAAAAATATTGCGGATAATACAGATATTAGCGGCACGGGAGATGCTATAACGAACGTAACGGATAATAATGAGTCAGATTCTTTTAACGGTTCAGTTTCATCTCATGAAGTTGTCGAAAATAGAACGGCCGGCGACATCTTAAGCGGCTATGCAGGGCGCAGTCTCAATATTAAAGAAATGGAAGAAAAGCTGATTCTTACCGCACTTAAAGAAACAGGCGGAAATAAAACCAAAGCCGCCGAAAAACTTGGAATTACCTCCAGGACACTCAGAAATAAAATGAAAGAACTCGGTATCAATTAA